The proteins below are encoded in one region of Neoasaia chiangmaiensis:
- a CDS encoding ABC transporter permease yields MLDGLTLYRRMAAASIKAQLRYPGTFAMQAAGNFVTTLLSFFGLWSLFRRFGSIAGWDLATVALLYGLVNVAFAVAETLGRGFEIFGGEYVKTGNFDRLLLRPRSTLLLLLGHELRLRPIGRFLQGAFVLGAGLWMAPHVSIQTLWLLPWAIAGGAAMFLGVLIGQAALCFVTVEGLEVVNVLTYGGVEAGQYPLPMFSRWLRRFLTWVLPLAGICYYPALLMVGHADPLGLPSWFGLFSPGMGFMFLIVMGWFWQRGVRGYVSSGS; encoded by the coding sequence GTGCTTGACGGCCTGACGCTCTATCGTCGTATGGCCGCCGCGTCGATCAAGGCGCAACTGCGCTATCCGGGCACCTTCGCCATGCAGGCAGCGGGCAATTTCGTCACCACGCTCCTGAGCTTCTTCGGCTTATGGAGCCTGTTCCGCCGCTTCGGCAGCATTGCGGGCTGGGATCTTGCCACCGTCGCCCTGCTGTACGGACTGGTGAACGTCGCTTTCGCCGTTGCCGAAACATTGGGGCGCGGCTTTGAAATCTTCGGCGGCGAATACGTCAAGACAGGCAATTTCGACCGGTTGCTCCTGCGCCCCCGGTCAACGCTTCTCCTGCTGCTGGGCCATGAATTGCGCCTGCGACCCATCGGGCGTTTCCTGCAGGGCGCTTTCGTCCTTGGCGCAGGCCTTTGGATGGCGCCGCATGTCAGCATCCAGACACTATGGCTCCTGCCCTGGGCGATCGCGGGGGGTGCTGCGATGTTCCTCGGCGTGCTGATCGGGCAGGCGGCCCTATGCTTCGTGACGGTCGAAGGACTCGAAGTTGTCAATGTCCTGACTTACGGCGGGGTCGAGGCCGGGCAATATCCACTCCCGATGTTCTCGCGCTGGCTGCGCCGCTTCCTGACATGGGTGCTGCCCCTCGCCGGCATCTGTTATTACCCCGCCCTTCTCATGGTCGGACATGCCGATCCTCTCGGCCTGCCGTCCTGGTTCGGTCTATTCTCACCCGGCATGGGCTTCATGTTCCTGATCGTCATGGGCTGGTTCTGGCAACGCGGCGTCCGCGGCTATGTCTCGAGCGGCAGCTAA
- a CDS encoding ABC transporter permease, translating into MMARAYLTSFTLQWKIGLRYRIAVLAGLVAQMWFGAVTLMAYAAVYHHAPDVQAPLTLRQAMTYTWIQQSLFTLLPLGCLPAIGEAARTGAIVYDLLRPVDLWNWWLSSSLARLLGNAVPRAILLACVAGPLAALVGLKDWSLAPPASALAALFALLSFALGALLSATIMMWWNVLTARTLSPLGSYAIATPLSVLLSGMLLPLPLYPGWASIALLVQPFAGIADIPIRIYLGAAIPGGIGTALGLQLCWLAILTVLGRRWLSRIVERMEVQGA; encoded by the coding sequence ATGATGGCGCGGGCCTACCTCACCTCCTTCACATTGCAATGGAAGATCGGGCTGCGCTACCGCATCGCGGTGCTGGCCGGACTGGTGGCGCAGATGTGGTTCGGCGCGGTGACACTGATGGCCTATGCCGCCGTCTATCATCATGCACCGGACGTGCAGGCGCCACTAACCCTCCGGCAGGCCATGACCTATACCTGGATCCAGCAGTCGCTGTTCACGCTGCTGCCGCTCGGCTGCCTGCCCGCGATCGGCGAGGCGGCACGCACCGGGGCAATCGTCTATGACCTGCTGCGACCGGTCGATCTGTGGAACTGGTGGCTATCGTCGAGCCTCGCCCGCCTGCTCGGCAACGCCGTGCCCCGCGCCATCCTGCTGGCCTGCGTCGCCGGGCCGCTCGCAGCCCTTGTCGGACTGAAGGACTGGAGCCTGGCACCGCCGGCTTCGGCCCTTGCCGCACTTTTTGCCCTGCTGTCCTTCGCTCTCGGGGCCTTGCTCTCGGCCACGATCATGATGTGGTGGAACGTGCTGACGGCACGCACCCTTTCGCCCCTCGGCAGTTACGCCATCGCCACGCCGCTGTCGGTCCTGTTGTCGGGAATGTTGCTGCCGCTGCCGCTCTATCCCGGCTGGGCCAGCATCGCACTGCTGGTCCAGCCTTTCGCGGGCATCGCCGATATTCCCATCCGCATCTATCTCGGCGCCGCCATTCCCGGCGGCATCGGTACCGCCCTCGGCCTGCAACTATGCTGGCTCGCGATACTGACCGTTCTCGGTCGCCGCTGGCTGTCGCGGATCGTCGAGCGGATGGAGGTGCAGGGTGCTTGA
- a CDS encoding ABC transporter ATP-binding protein, which translates to MPSHPTAIDVENLRKTYRIREGGGWRGKTREITALDGISFSVPAGEIAGFIGPNGAGKSTAIKILSGILRPSSGMVRVGNLVPWRDRIAHVARIGVVFGQRTQLWWDLSVAEGLKLLGDIYNVEPARFARNKARLAEALDLGGIMDQSVRQLSLGQRMRAEIAAALLHDPEVLILDEPTIGLDAPSKLAVRAFVRSLRDERGTTVLLTTHDMHDIEALAERVIVIGHGRILADSPFEALRATTLSERILEADFAETPPPLTLPEGATETQRSPRSVTITFDPRRIPAPALVAHLNTLPGLDDLRIGRPAIEEIITRFYADHAS; encoded by the coding sequence TTGCCGTCTCATCCCACCGCCATCGACGTCGAAAATCTCCGCAAGACATATCGCATCCGCGAAGGCGGCGGCTGGCGCGGCAAGACCCGCGAAATCACCGCACTGGACGGCATCTCCTTCTCCGTCCCGGCAGGTGAGATCGCCGGCTTCATCGGGCCGAACGGTGCGGGGAAATCGACCGCCATCAAGATCCTGTCCGGTATCCTGCGCCCCAGCTCCGGCATGGTGCGCGTTGGGAATCTCGTGCCGTGGCGCGACCGCATCGCGCATGTCGCGCGCATCGGCGTCGTGTTCGGCCAGCGCACGCAGCTCTGGTGGGATCTGTCGGTGGCCGAGGGGCTGAAGCTGCTGGGCGATATCTATAATGTCGAACCCGCACGCTTCGCCCGCAACAAGGCACGACTGGCCGAAGCGCTGGATCTCGGCGGCATCATGGACCAGTCGGTGCGGCAACTCTCGCTCGGCCAACGCATGCGCGCGGAAATCGCGGCTGCCCTCCTGCACGATCCGGAGGTCCTGATCCTGGACGAGCCAACCATCGGCCTGGACGCCCCATCCAAACTGGCCGTGCGCGCCTTCGTGCGCAGCCTGCGCGACGAACGCGGCACCACCGTCCTGCTGACGACGCACGACATGCACGACATCGAGGCTCTGGCGGAGCGCGTCATCGTCATCGGACATGGCCGCATTCTGGCCGACAGTCCCTTCGAGGCCTTGCGCGCCACGACTTTATCCGAGCGGATTCTGGAAGCGGATTTCGCCGAGACACCGCCGCCCCTGACCCTGCCGGAAGGCGCCACGGAAACCCAGCGATCGCCCCGCAGCGTCACCATCACGTTCGACCCACGTCGCATTCCGGCCCCGGCGCTGGTCGCGCATCTGAACACGCTGCCCGGCCTGGATGACCTGCGCATCGGTCGCCCGGCCATTGAGGAGATCATCACCCGCTTCTATGCGGATCACGCGTCATGA
- a CDS encoding alpha/beta fold hydrolase: protein MHRRHLLTSLAATPLTMGAGAVAQPRPGGKVYVLVHGMYGGGWVWNFVTPKLRALGHQVYTPTLTGIGDRSHLLSREITLDTHIEDVCNLLETEELHDIVLVAHSYGGMVGTGVADRLTSRIDRLIYLDALIPENGESAYDILPAGMADLRRHAVQVAGAGIAFPVPQAADVPLPPGPAKDWLVRHMRPHPAATYETPIRLGRPAGAGLPTAYIAYRHPAIASIEPSRQRAKAKPGWQLAERPVPHDVEATEPDVVVSLLTTYG, encoded by the coding sequence ATGCATCGCCGACATCTTCTCACCTCGCTTGCCGCAACGCCGCTGACGATGGGGGCGGGCGCCGTCGCGCAGCCGCGCCCCGGTGGCAAGGTCTATGTGCTCGTTCATGGCATGTATGGCGGCGGGTGGGTCTGGAATTTCGTGACGCCGAAGCTTCGTGCCCTCGGGCACCAGGTTTATACGCCGACCCTGACCGGTATCGGGGATCGCAGCCATCTCCTGTCGCGGGAAATCACGCTCGATACGCATATCGAGGATGTCTGCAATCTGCTCGAAACGGAGGAATTGCACGATATCGTGCTCGTCGCACATTCCTATGGCGGCATGGTGGGGACCGGTGTGGCGGACCGGCTGACCAGCCGGATCGACCGGTTGATCTATCTCGATGCGCTGATCCCCGAAAATGGCGAAAGCGCCTATGACATTCTGCCGGCCGGCATGGCCGATTTGCGTCGTCATGCCGTGCAGGTGGCAGGTGCGGGTATTGCGTTTCCAGTGCCGCAGGCTGCCGACGTGCCATTACCCCCCGGCCCTGCCAAGGACTGGCTGGTGCGCCATATGCGGCCACATCCTGCGGCCACGTATGAAACGCCGATCCGGCTGGGCCGACCGGCGGGTGCCGGACTGCCGACGGCCTATATCGCCTATCGGCACCCGGCCATCGCATCCATCGAGCCAAGCCGCCAGCGTGCGAAAGCCAAGCCGGGGTGGCAGCTGGCGGAGCGTCCGGTCCCGCATGATGTGGAAGCGACAGAGCCGGATGTCGTCGTGTCGCTGCTGACGACGTATGGCTGA
- a CDS encoding paraquat-inducible protein A encodes MSDRFHTRLWRNAVMMSAQRKNPTPALKVVEGLRECPSCGLFQCVSYLKPGQVAACGRCNAQLARRRRTAPIAAPAAFCIASAALYLALLISTLMTLNVSGRENTVSLLTGPIELLHEGFGEVGLLVGLVTLIMPGIAIALMGAILVGATREHMPDWTPRFMRWYEALREWSMIEVYILGVFVAYSKLIDLALVSLEPGVYLIAGLMFTMAATDSTLDEEQIWQNRDIEEEMHDARGRRLSVEHVYVHSHGMPPVQHLLSCHACQLVMDFGHTLPREDVVGECPRCQHTLRRRKPFSLSNTAALLIAAIIFYVPANLFPVMTYSKVGHADASTIVNGAIELWQAGLIPLSLLVLFASITVPVLKIVSLATMVTVTRFGWKRHLPFLTKLFRVVDIIGRWSMIDVFMISILVAVVHFNFLANVTANFGCVCFATVVILTIFAVHTFDPRGMWDAAGCNGPIKGPIEDAVRTGDEKIAVHSRPEQNMEPERA; translated from the coding sequence ATGAGCGATCGCTTCCATACGCGGCTCTGGCGCAACGCCGTCATGATGTCCGCGCAGCGAAAGAACCCAACGCCTGCGTTGAAGGTGGTGGAAGGGCTGCGTGAATGTCCGTCCTGCGGGCTGTTCCAGTGCGTTTCCTATCTCAAGCCGGGACAGGTCGCCGCGTGCGGGCGTTGCAATGCGCAGCTGGCGCGTCGGCGACGGACGGCGCCGATCGCGGCGCCGGCAGCATTCTGCATTGCTTCGGCCGCGCTTTACCTGGCCCTGCTCATCAGCACCCTGATGACGCTCAATGTCAGTGGTCGCGAAAACACCGTCTCGCTGCTGACCGGGCCGATCGAACTGCTGCACGAAGGCTTCGGCGAGGTCGGCCTGCTGGTTGGGCTCGTGACGCTCATCATGCCTGGCATTGCGATCGCCCTGATGGGCGCGATCCTCGTGGGGGCGACGCGCGAGCATATGCCCGACTGGACCCCGCGTTTCATGCGCTGGTACGAGGCGTTGCGTGAATGGTCGATGATCGAGGTCTATATCCTGGGCGTCTTTGTCGCTTACAGCAAGCTGATCGATCTTGCCCTGGTTTCCCTCGAACCCGGCGTCTATCTCATCGCCGGGCTAATGTTCACCATGGCGGCCACCGATTCGACCCTCGACGAAGAGCAGATCTGGCAGAATCGCGATATCGAGGAGGAAATGCACGATGCGCGTGGCCGGCGCCTGTCCGTTGAACACGTCTATGTTCACAGCCATGGCATGCCGCCTGTCCAGCATCTCCTGTCGTGCCATGCCTGTCAGCTTGTCATGGATTTCGGGCACACACTACCGCGTGAGGATGTCGTGGGAGAGTGCCCGCGTTGCCAGCATACATTGCGGCGACGCAAGCCTTTCAGCCTTTCCAATACCGCCGCCTTGCTGATCGCTGCGATCATTTTCTATGTGCCGGCCAATCTCTTCCCGGTCATGACTTATTCCAAGGTGGGTCATGCGGATGCGAGCACGATCGTCAATGGTGCGATCGAACTCTGGCAGGCGGGACTCATACCGTTGTCGCTACTGGTGCTTTTCGCCAGCATCACGGTGCCGGTTCTGAAGATCGTCTCCCTGGCCACGATGGTGACCGTCACGCGATTTGGCTGGAAGCGCCATCTGCCGTTCCTGACGAAACTTTTCCGTGTCGTCGACATTATCGGCCGCTGGTCGATGATCGACGTTTTCATGATTTCCATTCTCGTGGCTGTCGTGCATTTCAACTTCCTCGCCAATGTTACGGCGAATTTCGGATGTGTATGTTTTGCGACGGTCGTGATTCTGACTATCTTCGCTGTGCATACTTTCGATCCCCGCGGCATGTGGGACGCAGCGGGATGCAACGGTCCGATCAAAGGGCCGATCGAGGACGCGGTTCGAACGGGCGACGAAAAAATCGCCGTTCATTCGCGTCCGGAGCAAAATATGGAGCCTGAGCGCGCGTGA
- a CDS encoding PqiB family protein, which produces MSDHNDSPTHQPASPPKAALRRTRFSIIWLIPVLAIAIAAWLGWRSFANRGPLITVTFETASGLTAGQTQVKNKAVTLGTVQDITLSPDMHHVVVHIQMNASAENILTDHTRFWVVRPRINGASITGLETLLSGAYIGIDPGPPGGEYKTQFTGLEAAPGIRSDQPGTTFMLVTPTLGSIGQGAPVYFRDVSVGEVLGYTMPPGGEGPILVQVFVRAPYDHYLRTDSRFWNVSGVQVGFGAGGLKVQMTSLQALFSGGVAFGLPARRQDVEQARAPANSVFKLYASQSDADNAQYSQRLKVATYLDTSVKGLAVGGQVSVFGIQVGSVTGVKLLLDDKRASMRVRVDMEIEPERVLSATQTRRTPREQDDLLAALVAKGMRASVESASFLTGESLIGLEFVKNAKPASVTYEDGVAIIPSQPGGLDGIMASAATVMDKVAAMPLTQIGEHVNELLAHADKRIDSPEVTQSLQALRDSLRHISDLTAHADKGLQPFLQRLPAMSAALQGTLANAQKVMASYGGDTDFHRDLQGMVVQLGEAARSIRFLTDYLNRHPSSLITGRHN; this is translated from the coding sequence GTGAGCGATCATAACGACAGTCCTACCCATCAGCCCGCGTCTCCACCAAAAGCTGCCCTACGCCGAACGCGATTTTCCATCATCTGGCTCATTCCGGTGCTGGCCATCGCCATTGCCGCATGGCTCGGGTGGCGCAGCTTCGCCAATCGGGGTCCGCTCATCACGGTAACGTTCGAGACGGCATCCGGGCTGACCGCCGGACAGACGCAGGTGAAGAACAAGGCGGTGACGCTGGGCACGGTGCAGGACATCACGCTATCGCCCGACATGCATCATGTGGTCGTGCATATTCAGATGAATGCCAGCGCCGAGAACATCCTGACCGACCATACCCGTTTCTGGGTCGTGCGGCCGCGAATCAACGGTGCGAGCATCACCGGGCTGGAGACGCTCCTTTCCGGCGCCTATATCGGAATCGATCCGGGACCGCCGGGTGGCGAATACAAGACCCAGTTCACCGGGCTTGAGGCTGCGCCGGGTATCCGTTCGGACCAGCCTGGCACGACGTTCATGCTGGTAACACCGACACTGGGTTCGATCGGGCAGGGTGCGCCGGTCTATTTCCGCGACGTGTCGGTGGGTGAGGTGCTGGGCTATACAATGCCGCCGGGCGGCGAAGGGCCGATCCTGGTTCAGGTTTTCGTCCGGGCGCCCTACGATCATTATCTTCGGACGGATTCACGCTTCTGGAATGTGTCCGGCGTTCAGGTCGGCTTCGGCGCCGGGGGTCTGAAAGTCCAGATGACCTCGCTTCAGGCCCTGTTCTCGGGCGGCGTTGCGTTTGGACTTCCGGCGCGACGGCAGGACGTGGAGCAGGCGCGCGCCCCGGCCAATTCTGTTTTCAAACTGTATGCCAGCCAGTCGGATGCCGATAACGCGCAATACAGCCAGCGCCTCAAGGTTGCGACCTATCTGGATACGTCGGTCAAGGGCCTTGCCGTCGGTGGGCAGGTCTCCGTGTTCGGTATTCAGGTCGGTAGTGTGACAGGCGTCAAACTGCTTCTTGATGACAAGCGCGCCTCCATGCGGGTGCGTGTCGATATGGAGATCGAGCCGGAACGTGTTCTCTCCGCAACGCAGACGCGTCGCACCCCGCGGGAGCAGGATGACCTGCTGGCGGCTCTGGTGGCCAAAGGCATGCGTGCCTCGGTGGAAAGCGCCAGTTTCCTGACCGGCGAATCGCTGATCGGCCTTGAATTCGTCAAGAACGCCAAGCCGGCGTCCGTGACCTACGAAGACGGCGTGGCCATCATTCCCAGCCAGCCCGGCGGGCTCGACGGTATCATGGCGTCGGCTGCGACGGTAATGGACAAGGTGGCGGCCATGCCGCTGACGCAGATCGGCGAGCACGTCAATGAACTGCTCGCCCATGCGGACAAGCGTATCGACAGTCCGGAGGTCACGCAGTCGCTACAGGCCCTGCGCGATTCGCTGCGTCATATCTCCGATCTCACGGCGCATGCGGACAAGGGGCTGCAACCGTTCCTGCAACGTCTGCCGGCGATGAGTGCTGCCCTGCAAGGAACGCTCGCGAATGCGCAGAAGGTCATGGCGTCCTACGGCGGCGATACGGACTTCCATCGCGACCTGCAAGGCATGGTCGTGCAGCTTGGTGAGGCCGCGCGGTCGATTCGCTTCCTGACCGACTACCTCAATCGCCATCCTTCCTCATTGATTACGGGACGTCACAACTGA
- a CDS encoding PqiC family protein, with the protein MPIHSRPRASGRALLASLAFLGLSACGGDPTLYTLAPTPGATLAGGPAVVEVRTPVVSTWLDRDEIVRQDKDYKLEIAKGDAWSEPLASMIGHTLSRDLSQRLPGTTVFAQNDAVATTPGAYVELTITGFNEDQKGNAQVQGMLSTHLSTAGIGPVMTTPIQLQAHLDTHATGHLVAALSTMLGTVADQAADRLRALPVLPAAAAP; encoded by the coding sequence ATGCCGATCCATTCTCGTCCGCGCGCGTCAGGGCGCGCATTGCTCGCATCGCTGGCGTTTCTGGGTCTTTCCGCCTGCGGCGGCGATCCCACGTTATATACGCTGGCCCCGACGCCAGGCGCCACGCTCGCCGGAGGGCCAGCTGTGGTGGAAGTGCGCACGCCTGTCGTTTCGACATGGCTGGATCGGGATGAAATCGTGCGCCAGGACAAGGATTACAAACTGGAGATCGCCAAGGGGGATGCCTGGAGCGAGCCGCTGGCCAGCATGATCGGCCATACCCTCTCCCGCGATCTGTCCCAGCGTCTTCCCGGGACAACGGTATTCGCACAGAACGATGCCGTCGCCACCACACCCGGAGCGTATGTCGAACTGACGATCACCGGTTTCAATGAAGACCAGAAGGGCAATGCGCAGGTGCAGGGCATGCTGTCGACGCATCTGTCGACGGCGGGCATCGGTCCGGTCATGACGACGCCGATACAACTGCAGGCGCATCTGGACACGCACGCGACCGGGCACCTTGTCGCCGCGCTGAGCACGATGCTCGGCACTGTCGCGGATCAGGCGGCGGATCGCCTGCGTGCGCTTCCCGTCCTCCCTGCGGCGGCGGCGCCGTAG
- the nusG gene encoding transcription termination/antitermination protein NusG, which produces MAKRWYVVHVYSGFEKKIASHIEEQAAQKGLSDHFEQILVPSEDVTEVRRGRKINSERKFFPGYVLVKMELTDDAWHLVKDTPKVTGFLGSRNRPSPISEAEAERIMKQAQEGVERPRSAVTFEIGEQIRVADGPFTSFNGTIEEVDEERSRLKVSVSIFGRSTPVDLDYNQVEKL; this is translated from the coding sequence ATGGCAAAGCGTTGGTATGTTGTGCATGTCTATTCCGGATTCGAGAAGAAGATCGCGAGCCATATCGAAGAGCAGGCAGCCCAGAAGGGGCTTTCGGATCACTTCGAACAGATTCTCGTTCCTTCGGAAGACGTGACGGAGGTCCGCCGGGGCCGCAAGATCAATTCCGAGCGCAAGTTTTTCCCAGGCTACGTCCTGGTCAAGATGGAACTGACGGACGATGCCTGGCATCTCGTCAAGGATACACCCAAGGTCACGGGGTTCCTCGGCAGCCGCAACCGTCCCTCGCCCATCTCCGAGGCGGAAGCCGAACGGATCATGAAGCAGGCACAGGAAGGCGTGGAGCGTCCACGTTCGGCCGTGACCTTCGAAATCGGCGAGCAGATTCGCGTGGCGGACGGTCCGTTCACGTCCTTCAACGGGACGATCGAGGAAGTCGACGAGGAGCGTTCGCGCCTCAAGGTCAGCGTGTCGATTTTCGGTCGCTCCACGCCGGTCGATCTCGATTACAATCAGGTCGAAAAGCTCTAG
- the secE gene encoding preprotein translocase subunit SecE, translating to MTVSVTTPKPGSQKPTGTRPAQPKPPVATTGAGRFNLVRYLKDVRAEARKVTWPTRRNTMVTTGAVLAMAALTSVFFFVVDQVIGLGVRELFGVGG from the coding sequence ATGACGGTGTCAGTCACTACTCCCAAGCCAGGGTCGCAGAAACCGACAGGCACCAGACCTGCCCAGCCGAAGCCGCCCGTGGCCACGACCGGTGCAGGACGCTTCAATCTTGTGCGCTATCTCAAGGATGTTCGCGCGGAAGCCCGCAAGGTGACGTGGCCGACACGGCGCAACACGATGGTCACGACAGGTGCGGTGCTGGCCATGGCTGCCCTGACTTCCGTTTTCTTTTTTGTCGTGGACCAGGTGATCGGCCTTGGCGTTCGCGAACTGTTCGGCGTTGGAGGCTAA